The Agrobacterium vitis region TGCCAGCTCAAAGGCTTCGTCCTCCTCCAGACGGCCCGTCAGCACCAGTTCGGACAGATAGGCGCAGTCCACCCGCCGGGCCACATCATGGCGGGCCGGGATGGAGCAGAAGGCGCGGGTATCGTCGTTGAAGCCGACGGTATTGTAGAAACCGGCGGTCTCTGTGGTGGTTTCGCGGAAGCGGCGCATGCCATCAGGGCTGTCGAAGAACCACCAGGCGGGGCCGAGCTTCAGGGCCGGATAGGCACCTGCCAACGGCGCCAGCTCGCGTGAATAGCTGGTTTCGTCCAGCGTGAAGAGAATGACCGTCAGATCCTTTTCCATGCCGACCGCATCCAGAAGTGGCTTCAAGGCGCGGACGTAATCGGTGCGGGTCGGGATATCGAAGCCCTTGTCGCGGCCATGTTTTGCCATGATGCCTGAGGAATGGTTGCGGTAGGAACCGGGATGGATTTGCAGCACCAGCCCGTCTTCCAGGCTCATCCTGGCCATTTCCGTCAGCATATGACCTCGGAAGGCATCAGCTTCTTCGGGGGTGATCCGCCCGGTCAGTGCCTTATCGAACAGCGCCTTGGCCTGATCCTGTGGCAGATCCTCGGTGCGGGCCGTGGGATGGCCATGGTCGGAACTGGTGGCACCATAAGATTTGAAGAAGGCACGGCGGTTGCGATGCGCTTCCAGATAGCCGCTCCAACTGGTGGCATCGACATTAGCCAATTGCCCGAACCGCTCGATATTGGTGGTAAAACCTTCAAACTGCGGATCGACCACCGGATCGGGTCGATAGGCGGTGACGACGCGGCCATTCCAGCCGGAGGCGCGGATCGCCTCATGCCATTTCAACTCGTCCAGCGGACTTTCCGTGGTGGCGATCACTTCGATGTTGAAGCGCTCGAACAGGGCGCGGGGGCGAAATTCCGGTTTTGTCAGGCAATCGGCGATATGGTCATAGGTCTGGTCCGCCGTTTTGGCTGAAAGCCTTGTGGTCAGTCCGAATACGTCTTCGAAGGCATGGTCCAGCCACATGCGGCTCGGCGTGGCGCGAAACAGGTGGAAGTTTTCGGCAAACAGCCGCCAGATCTTGCGGCCATCGGTTTCCGTCATGCCGCCATCGACACGCGGCACGCCAAGCGCCGTGAGGTCGATACCCTGGGAATAGAGCATGCGAAACACATAATGGTCCGGCACCACGAAAAGCTGGGCCGGATCGGGAAAAGCTTCATTTTCCGCAAACCAGCGCGGGTCGGTATGACCATGCGGACTGACGATGGGCAGGTCACGGACCGTGTCATAAAGCGTGCGCGCCAGCGTGCGTGCTGCGGGGTCAAGGGGAAAAAGCCTGTCTGGATGAAGCAATGCCGTGGTCTCCGCGTGCGCCCCGTATTTCTAATACTGCATAATATCGCAAGCCGATTTCGGTCCGGCGTATTATGGCCTAAAACAACTGCCGCCCCTTGCATTGGCCGTCGTCTTTTGATCGATGGCCTGAGCGGTGGCAGTGGTGGCGAAACGCAATTGCATTCCGCCGTCAATCTAATATGTTAGTATGCAAATTGTGTCAATGCGGTCCGAGGGATGATCCCGGGTCCTTGGCCAGGCTACTTGGAGTGACGATGGCGGTGGTATTCGGAGGTTGGGATGATTGATACGGTCAATGTGCGCACGCTGGACGTTCAGCGGCAACCTTCGGTCACCGAGCAGGTCTTCGAGCTGTTATATCGGCAGGTGGTTGAACTGGAGCTGCCGCCGGGGGCAAAATTGTCGGAAGTGGATGTTGCCAAGCAGATGGGCGTGTCTCGCCAACCGGTGCGCGATGCCTTCTATCGCCTGTCCCAGCAGGGGTTCCTGATGATCCGCCCGCAACGGGCAACCGTGGTAACGCATATTTCCGAACGTGGGGTTTTGCAGGCCCGCTTCATCCGCACGGCACTGGAAATGGAAACCGTGCGGGCCGCCGCCGATCGGTTGAGCAAGGAGCAGATCGAGGCGCTTGACGAACTGGTCCAGCGGCAGATCAAGGCCATGGACGCTGGCGACAAGATGCTGTTTCACGAGCTGGACGACGAATTTCACCGGCAGATCTGCAAGATGTCGGGCCATGAATTCGCCTGGGCGCTGATCCGCGACAGCAAGGCGCATATGGACCGGATCCGTTATCTCAGCCTGTCCTTTGGCGCACAAAGCGCAATCGACGATCACATCGATATCATGGCCGCCCTCAAGGCGCGTGATGGTGAGCGGGCAGCGGCAGGCATGCGTGTGCATCTGTCGCGCATCCTGTCGATCATCAGCCGGATCAGGGAAAGCCACGGCCAGTATTTCGCGACCGAATGAGGATGGCAGGATAAGATGAGCAGCAGACGGATTTTGACCATCGGCGAATGCATGGTGGAAATGGCACCACGCGAAGACGGTGCCTATCATCGCAATTTCGCTGGCGATACGTTTAACACCGCCTGGTATCTGCGCCGCCTTCTGGGCGCAGACGATGTAGTGGATTATTGCTCGGCCATTGGTGTCGATGGCATTTCGCAGGCCATGCTCGCCTTCATGCAGGCGGCGGGAATTGGCACGGGGCATTTGCGCCGTCTGGAGGATGCGACGGTCGGGCTTTATATGATCGAGCTTGCCAATGGCGAGCGCAGTTTCAGCTATTGGCGCGGCCAATCCGCCGCCAAGCGTTTAGCAGACGATCGTCAGTTTCTTTTAGAGGCTGTACGGGGCCGCGATCTCATCCTGTTTTCCGGCATTACCCTCGCCATCCTGTCCCCGGCGGGCCGTCAGCAATTGCTGGAGGTTCTGGCGCAGGCACGCGATGCCGGCAGCCTGATCGCCTTCGATCCCAATATGCGCGCCCGGCTTTGGCCGGACCGTGACAGCATGTGTAATGCGGTGTCAGAGGCGGCCAAGGTTGCCGATATCGTCCTGCCGTCCTTTGACGAGGATGGGCCGAATTTCAACGATGCTAACCCGGATGCCACGATTATCCGATACCGAAAAGCAGGTGCGTTAACCGTGGTGGTCAAGAATGGCGCTGGCCGTGTTCATGCCTTTGACGCCACGCAAGGGCCAGTGACATTCGATCCCGTGCCGGTCGCGGATCTCGTGGATACGACAGCGGCTGGCGACAGTTTCAATGCCGGCTTCCTGTCGGCCCGTCTTTCGGGTGTGGCGATGGCCGAGGCGTTGGCGCAGGGGGCTGCCGTTTCCGGCCAGGTGATCCGCAAGCGAGGCGCCCTGGTGGAGATCGAAAATATCCCTGAAAACATCGTTGTCCGATAGACACGCGTAAAGCCGTGTCCGAAAACCGATGTCGCAAAAATGCTCGCTTCTTTGTGTTGCGATGCAAATTATTTTCGCTTGAACCCTTGCAGCTTTTGATTCTACTCTGCGCCTGAAATAGGAGATTGGCGATATTTCCCTTTTTTGTCATGGGCTTGCGGCTTCTGTCAAAAAGGACTGGCCAGTCGCAATGCGTCAAAAGGTGAGCGTTCATGCAATTGGTTTTCGACGGGCATAATGATGTCCTCCTGCGCTTGTGGAGGGCTCATGCAGCGGGCGTCGATCCGGTGCGGCAATTCATCGATGGCACACGGGAAGGTCATATCGATGCGCCACGCGCCCGCCGTGGCGGGCTTGGTGGCGGTCTCTGCGCGATTTATATTCCCTCCGATGGCGAGTTCGTGCTGACCGAGCCGGATGACAAGGGCCATTACAATACCCCTGTCGATAAGCCCTTGGCGCGGGCATCCTCACTCGATATCGCCTTGCAGATGGCGGCCATTGCGCTGCGGCTCGAGCGGGCTGGCGGCTGGCGGCTGTGCCGCTCGACATCGGATATTCGCGCTGCCATGGCCGACGGCACCTTTGCCGCCGTGCTGCATATGGAAGGCTGCGAGGCCATCGATGCCGATCTGGCAGCCCTTGAAGTGTTTCACCAGGCAGGCCTGCGCACGCTCGGCCCGGTCTGGAGCCGCCCGAATATTTTCGGCCATGGGGTTCCCTTCGCTTTTCCGATGTCGCCGGATACAGGGCCGGGCCTGACGACGCTTGGTTTTGAACTTGTGAAAGCCTGCGACCGGCTGGGCATTGCCCTCGACCTTGCCCATATCACCGAAAAGGGCTTCTGGGACGTGGCGAAAACCTCCGATAAGCCATTGATCGCCAGCCATTCCAATGCGCATGCGCTGACGCCGGTGGCCCGTAACCTGACGGATCGGCAGATGGACGCGATCCGCGAGCGCAAGGGCATTGCCGGTCTCAACTACGCGGTGACCATGCTGCGCGCCGACGCCCGCGATTTTGCCGAGACCCCGCTGTCAGATATGGTGCGCCATATCGATTACATGGTGGAACGCATGGGCATCGATTGCGTCGGCCTTGGCTCCGATTTCGATGGTTGTACCGTGCCCGGTGCAATCGGCGATGCCAGTGGTAACCAGAGGTTGCTTGAAGCGTTGCAATCGGCTGGATACGGTGATGCAGATATTGCTAAGATTGCCCATGAAAACTGGCTGCGTGTGCTGGGGACGGCCTGGGGCGAGTAATCCGGCGTTAGTCGGCAAAATGAACTATTTCAGAAAAAAGGGGACCCTGTTGATGACGATCAAGATCGGACGGCGCGATTATTTGTTGGCAAGTGGCGCGGGACTGGCAGCCATGCTTGCTGGTGGGGTAGGTAGCGTGTTTGCGGCAACGCCGAAGGATACGTTGGTGCTTGGCTGGCAGATCGATGACATCATCACGTTCGATCCTGGTGAGTCCTTTGAGATTTCGGCGCAGGAAATTGCCTCGGTAATCTATGATACGCTGGTCAAGCTTGATCCGGATGATCCGTTGAAGATCCAGCCACGGCTGGCCGAGAGCTGGACAACGTCGGATGATGTCCTGACCTATACATTCAAGCTGCGTTCGGGCATGAAATTCGCCTCGGGCAATCCGATAACGGCGGCGGATGTGGCTTACTCGATTGAGCGTGCTGTCAAGCTCAACAAGAACCCCGCCTTCATTCTTCAGCAATTCGGGCTGACCGCCGACAATGTGACCGAAAAAGCCAAGGCATTGGACGAGTTGACCTTTCAGCTCATTGTCGACAAGCCCTACGCACCAAGCTTTGTCCTTAATTGCCTGACGGCCAAGGTCGGTTCAGTCGTGGATAAGGTTCTGTTGGAGAAAAATGCGGCGACGGTAACGCCAACGGATGATTACAAGTTTACCACCGATTTCGGCAATGGATGGTTAAAGACCCATTATGCTGGCTCCGGCCCGTTCAAGCTGCGGGATTGGCGCGCCAATGAAATCGTCGTGCTGGAGCGCAATGATGCCTTCTGGGGCGAAAAGCCGAAGCTGCTGCGGATCATCTATCGCCACATGAAGGGCAGTTCCGGCCAGCGGCTGGCGCTTCAGTCTGGCGATATTGACATTGCCCGCAATCTGGAGCCGAACGATATCGACGCGGTTACCAAGCAGAAGGAGATCAAGCTGATCGCCGCTGCTCAAGGCACGTCCTATTATTTCAGCCTCAACCAGAAAAATCCGATTCTGGCGAAGCCCGAAGTCCGCGAGGCGCTGAAATATCTTGTCGATTACGATGCCATCGGCTCGACCCTCATCAAGAGTGTCGGCACGATTCATCAGGCCTTCCTGCCCTCCGGCATGCTTGGGGCCGTCGATGACAATCCTTACAAGCTGGATGTTGCCAAGGCGAA contains the following coding sequences:
- the uxaC gene encoding glucuronate isomerase, with the protein product MLHPDRLFPLDPAARTLARTLYDTVRDLPIVSPHGHTDPRWFAENEAFPDPAQLFVVPDHYVFRMLYSQGIDLTALGVPRVDGGMTETDGRKIWRLFAENFHLFRATPSRMWLDHAFEDVFGLTTRLSAKTADQTYDHIADCLTKPEFRPRALFERFNIEVIATTESPLDELKWHEAIRASGWNGRVVTAYRPDPVVDPQFEGFTTNIERFGQLANVDATSWSGYLEAHRNRRAFFKSYGATSSDHGHPTARTEDLPQDQAKALFDKALTGRITPEEADAFRGHMLTEMARMSLEDGLVLQIHPGSYRNHSSGIMAKHGRDKGFDIPTRTDYVRALKPLLDAVGMEKDLTVILFTLDETSYSRELAPLAGAYPALKLGPAWWFFDSPDGMRRFRETTTETAGFYNTVGFNDDTRAFCSIPARHDVARRVDCAYLSELVLTGRLEEDEAFELASDLAYGLAKKAYRL
- a CDS encoding GntR family transcriptional regulator, which translates into the protein MIDTVNVRTLDVQRQPSVTEQVFELLYRQVVELELPPGAKLSEVDVAKQMGVSRQPVRDAFYRLSQQGFLMIRPQRATVVTHISERGVLQARFIRTALEMETVRAAADRLSKEQIEALDELVQRQIKAMDAGDKMLFHELDDEFHRQICKMSGHEFAWALIRDSKAHMDRIRYLSLSFGAQSAIDDHIDIMAALKARDGERAAAGMRVHLSRILSIISRIRESHGQYFATE
- a CDS encoding dipeptidase: MQLVFDGHNDVLLRLWRAHAAGVDPVRQFIDGTREGHIDAPRARRGGLGGGLCAIYIPSDGEFVLTEPDDKGHYNTPVDKPLARASSLDIALQMAAIALRLERAGGWRLCRSTSDIRAAMADGTFAAVLHMEGCEAIDADLAALEVFHQAGLRTLGPVWSRPNIFGHGVPFAFPMSPDTGPGLTTLGFELVKACDRLGIALDLAHITEKGFWDVAKTSDKPLIASHSNAHALTPVARNLTDRQMDAIRERKGIAGLNYAVTMLRADARDFAETPLSDMVRHIDYMVERMGIDCVGLGSDFDGCTVPGAIGDASGNQRLLEALQSAGYGDADIAKIAHENWLRVLGTAWGE
- a CDS encoding ABC transporter substrate-binding protein, with translation MTIKIGRRDYLLASGAGLAAMLAGGVGSVFAATPKDTLVLGWQIDDIITFDPGESFEISAQEIASVIYDTLVKLDPDDPLKIQPRLAESWTTSDDVLTYTFKLRSGMKFASGNPITAADVAYSIERAVKLNKNPAFILQQFGLTADNVTEKAKALDELTFQLIVDKPYAPSFVLNCLTAKVGSVVDKVLLEKNAATVTPTDDYKFTTDFGNGWLKTHYAGSGPFKLRDWRANEIVVLERNDAFWGEKPKLLRIIYRHMKGSSGQRLALQSGDIDIARNLEPNDIDAVTKQKEIKLIAAAQGTSYYFSLNQKNPILAKPEVREALKYLVDYDAIGSTLIKSVGTIHQAFLPSGMLGAVDDNPYKLDVAKAKELLAKAGHADGFSVTMDVRSVEPLTGIAQSVQQTFAQAGIKLDLIPGDGKQTLTKFRARNHDIYIGNWGTDYWDPNSNAQAFASNEDNSDGTKLKTLAWRNAWDIPELTKQTQSALLERDTEKRAALYQDMQKKVLAESPFVIIYQKVETSAVRANVNGFRLGATFDSAMIADVTKS
- a CDS encoding sugar kinase; this encodes MSSRRILTIGECMVEMAPREDGAYHRNFAGDTFNTAWYLRRLLGADDVVDYCSAIGVDGISQAMLAFMQAAGIGTGHLRRLEDATVGLYMIELANGERSFSYWRGQSAAKRLADDRQFLLEAVRGRDLILFSGITLAILSPAGRQQLLEVLAQARDAGSLIAFDPNMRARLWPDRDSMCNAVSEAAKVADIVLPSFDEDGPNFNDANPDATIIRYRKAGALTVVVKNGAGRVHAFDATQGPVTFDPVPVADLVDTTAAGDSFNAGFLSARLSGVAMAEALAQGAAVSGQVIRKRGALVEIENIPENIVVR